Proteins encoded by one window of Nasonia vitripennis strain AsymCx chromosome 5, Nvit_psr_1.1, whole genome shotgun sequence:
- the LOC100117667 gene encoding uncharacterized protein LOC100117667 isoform X1 → MRRQSKRYDIWESLRRRIPIVVWLPQYSWGNLLQDALAGTTVGLTVIPQGIAYAVVAGLPPQYGLYSSFMGCFVYIFFGSTKEVTVGPTAIMGLMAQPFVLTYGDDFAVLLCFLTGCLITAMGLLRLGFLVDFISLPVICGFTNAATIIIGSSQISKFFGISGRSESFIDALKKFIQHFMEIQLWDTVLGVCSIVTLVLLKNLPGKRHGNWLKKCMWLICLARNAVVVITGMVLAYCLSLHGQEPFKITGNITAGLPSFQPPPFTTIHKNETYTFVDMMNILGSSVISVPLIALLESIAVAKAFAKGKKLDSNQEMIAVGLCNVFGSFARSMPTTGSFSRTAVNNASDVKTPMGGLVTGALVLLACGLLTSTFKFIPKATLASVIIVAMYYMLEIRVLQVLWKTKKLDLIPLVVTWLVCLSAGLDIGMIVGIATNLGLLLYGTARPGLLIEERTVNDIPVLFVSPLQSLKFPAAEYLREQIMTWCDISKNTNIIVLDGRNIIGIDATVAKNLSLLNLDLESKKQRLIFWNWCENARKTLVAFDSSTDSHFRTFGDLVELEEILTSAEIIRKESSNL, encoded by the exons ATGAGGCGACAATCAAAACGTTATGACATCTGGGAATCGCTGCGTCGCAGAATTCCTATAGTCGTCTGGCTTCCACAATATTCCTGGGGAAACCTCCTACAAGATGCTTTGGCCGGAACGACCGTTGGTCTCACTGTCATACCCCAGGGAATCGCTTACGCCGTGGTTGCGGGTTTACCGCCACAG tatgGACTTTACAGCAGTTTTATGGGCTGTTttgtgtacattttttttggaAGTACCAAAGAGGTAACAGTTGGACCAACAGCTATCATGGGTTTAATGGCGCAGCCTTTTGTTCTGACCTATGGCGACGATTTTGCA GTGTTGCTGTGCTTTCTTACAGGCTGCTTGATAACAGCGATGGGTCTGCTTCGTCTTGGCTTTCTAGTCGATTTTATCAGCTTGCCTGTGATATGCGGCTTTACAAATGCTGCAACAATCATAATAGGATCATCACAGATCAGCAAGTTTTTCGGCATTAGCGGACGCAGCGAGTCTTTCATCGATGCCCTAAAGAAGTTTATCCAGCACTTTATGGAGATTCAGCTCTGGGATACGGTTCTTGGTGTCTGCTCAATCGTTACTCTCGTGCTGTTAAAG AATCTTCCGGGCAAGAGACATGGCAATTGGCTAAAGAAATGCATGTGGTTGATTTGCCTGGCACGCAACGCCGTCGTCGTGATAACAGGTATGGTACTTGCCTACTGTCTTTCGTTGCACGGTCAGGAACCCTTCAAGATCACCGGCAACATAACGGCAGGTCTCCCTTCCTTCCAGCCACCGCCCTTCACCACTATTCATAAAAACGAGACATACACTTTTGTAGACATGATGAACATACTCGGAAGCAGTGTCATTTCCGTACCTCTAATTGCTCTTCTTGAGAGCATTGCTGTCGCCAAGGCTTTTG CAAAGGGTAAAAAATTAGACTCGAACCAGGAGATGATAGCCGTAGGTCTATGCAATGTTTTTGGTAGCTTTGCACGCTCGATGCCGACTACCGGAAGTTTCTCGCGCACGGCCGTGAACAACGCGTCAGACGTGAAAACACCAATGGGTGGCCTCGTCACTGGTGCCCTCGTACTTCTCGCCTGCGGTCTCCTCACCTCAACCTTTAAATTCATTCCAAAGGCTACACTTGCTTCCGTCATTATCGTGGCCATGTACTACATGCTTGAGATAAGAGTGTTGCAAGTGCTCTGGAAAACTAAAA AACTTGATCTAATACCACTAGTAGTCACCTGGCTGGTTTGTTTATCGGCTGGTTTGGATATTGGCATGATCGTTGGTATCGCAACAAATCTAGGATTGCTTTTATACGGGACCGCGCGACCGGGTCTGCTCATCGAGGAACGCACTGTCAATGATATTCCTGTTCTTTTCGTTTCGCCACTACAGTCTCTAAAGTTCCCTGCGGCCGAATATCTTCGGGAACAAATCATGACCTg GTGCGACATATCAAAGAATACAAACATTATTGTGCTCGATGGTCGTAATATAATTGGTATTGACGCCACAGTAGCAAAGAACCTGTCCCTCCTTAACTTAGATCTAGAATCAAAAAAACAGAGGCTCATCTTTTGGAACTGGTGTGAGAATGCGCGTAAGACTCTTGTCGCTTTCGATAGCTCTACTGATTCACATTTCCGGACTTTTGGAGATCTTGTAGAACTCG AAGAAATTTTAACGTCTGCAGAGATAATAAGGAAAGAGTCAtcaaatttatag
- the LOC100117667 gene encoding uncharacterized protein LOC100117667 isoform X4, translated as MRRQSKRYDIWESLRRRIPIVVWLPQYSWGNLLQDALAGTTVGLTVIPQGIAYAVVAGLPPQYGLYSSFMGCFVYIFFGSTKEVTVGPTAIMGLMAQPFVLTYGDDFAVLLCFLTGCLITAMGLLRLGFLVDFISLPVICGFTNAATIIIGSSQISKFFGISGRSESFIDALKKFIQHFMEIQLWDTVLGVCSIVTLVLLKNLPGKRHGNWLKKCMWLICLARNAVVVITDMMNILGSSVISVPLIALLESIAVAKAFAKGKKLDSNQEMIAVGLCNVFGSFARSMPTTGSFSRTAVNNASDVKTPMGGLVTGALVLLACGLLTSTFKFIPKATLASVIIVAMYYMLEIRVLQVLWKTKKLDLIPLVVTWLVCLSAGLDIGMIVGIATNLGLLLYGTARPGLLIEERTVNDIPVLFVSPLQSLKFPAAEYLREQIMTWCDISKNTNIIVLDGRNIIGIDATVAKNLSLLNLDLESKKQRLIFWNWCENARKTLVAFDSSTDSHFRTFGDLVELEEILTSAEIIRKESSNL; from the exons ATGAGGCGACAATCAAAACGTTATGACATCTGGGAATCGCTGCGTCGCAGAATTCCTATAGTCGTCTGGCTTCCACAATATTCCTGGGGAAACCTCCTACAAGATGCTTTGGCCGGAACGACCGTTGGTCTCACTGTCATACCCCAGGGAATCGCTTACGCCGTGGTTGCGGGTTTACCGCCACAG tatgGACTTTACAGCAGTTTTATGGGCTGTTttgtgtacattttttttggaAGTACCAAAGAGGTAACAGTTGGACCAACAGCTATCATGGGTTTAATGGCGCAGCCTTTTGTTCTGACCTATGGCGACGATTTTGCA GTGTTGCTGTGCTTTCTTACAGGCTGCTTGATAACAGCGATGGGTCTGCTTCGTCTTGGCTTTCTAGTCGATTTTATCAGCTTGCCTGTGATATGCGGCTTTACAAATGCTGCAACAATCATAATAGGATCATCACAGATCAGCAAGTTTTTCGGCATTAGCGGACGCAGCGAGTCTTTCATCGATGCCCTAAAGAAGTTTATCCAGCACTTTATGGAGATTCAGCTCTGGGATACGGTTCTTGGTGTCTGCTCAATCGTTACTCTCGTGCTGTTAAAG AATCTTCCGGGCAAGAGACATGGCAATTGGCTAAAGAAATGCATGTGGTTGATTTGCCTGGCACGCAACGCCGTCGTCGTGATAACAG ACATGATGAACATACTCGGAAGCAGTGTCATTTCCGTACCTCTAATTGCTCTTCTTGAGAGCATTGCTGTCGCCAAGGCTTTTG CAAAGGGTAAAAAATTAGACTCGAACCAGGAGATGATAGCCGTAGGTCTATGCAATGTTTTTGGTAGCTTTGCACGCTCGATGCCGACTACCGGAAGTTTCTCGCGCACGGCCGTGAACAACGCGTCAGACGTGAAAACACCAATGGGTGGCCTCGTCACTGGTGCCCTCGTACTTCTCGCCTGCGGTCTCCTCACCTCAACCTTTAAATTCATTCCAAAGGCTACACTTGCTTCCGTCATTATCGTGGCCATGTACTACATGCTTGAGATAAGAGTGTTGCAAGTGCTCTGGAAAACTAAAA AACTTGATCTAATACCACTAGTAGTCACCTGGCTGGTTTGTTTATCGGCTGGTTTGGATATTGGCATGATCGTTGGTATCGCAACAAATCTAGGATTGCTTTTATACGGGACCGCGCGACCGGGTCTGCTCATCGAGGAACGCACTGTCAATGATATTCCTGTTCTTTTCGTTTCGCCACTACAGTCTCTAAAGTTCCCTGCGGCCGAATATCTTCGGGAACAAATCATGACCTg GTGCGACATATCAAAGAATACAAACATTATTGTGCTCGATGGTCGTAATATAATTGGTATTGACGCCACAGTAGCAAAGAACCTGTCCCTCCTTAACTTAGATCTAGAATCAAAAAAACAGAGGCTCATCTTTTGGAACTGGTGTGAGAATGCGCGTAAGACTCTTGTCGCTTTCGATAGCTCTACTGATTCACATTTCCGGACTTTTGGAGATCTTGTAGAACTCG AAGAAATTTTAACGTCTGCAGAGATAATAAGGAAAGAGTCAtcaaatttatag
- the LOC100117667 gene encoding uncharacterized protein LOC100117667 isoform X2: MRRQSKRYDIWESLRRRIPIVVWLPQYSWGNLLQDALAGTTVGLTVIPQGIAYAVVAGLPPQYGLYSSFMGCFVYIFFGSTKEVTVGPTAIMGLMAQPFVLTYGDDFAVLLCFLTGCLITAMGLLRLGFLVDFISLPVICGFTNAATIIIGSSQISKFFGISGRSESFIDALKKFIQHFMEIQLWDTVLGVCSIVTLVLLKNLPGKRHGNWLKKCMWLICLARNAVVVITGMVLAYCLSLHGQEPFKITGNITAGLPSFQPPPFTTIHKNETYTFVDMMNILGSSVISVPLIALLESIAVAKAFAKGKKLDSNQEMIAVGLCNVFGSFARSMPTTGSFSRTAVNNASDVKTPMGGLVTGALVLLACGLLTSTFKFIPKATLASVIIVAMYYMLEIRVLQVLWKTKKLDLIPLVVTWLVCLSAGLDIGMIVGIATNLGLLLYGTARPGLLIEERTVNDIPVLFVSPLQSLKFPAAEYLREQIMTWCDISKNTNIIVLDGRNIIGIDATVAKNLSLLNLDLESKKQRLIFWNWCENARKTLVAFDSSTDSHFRTFGDLVELEILTSAEIIRKESSNL; the protein is encoded by the exons ATGAGGCGACAATCAAAACGTTATGACATCTGGGAATCGCTGCGTCGCAGAATTCCTATAGTCGTCTGGCTTCCACAATATTCCTGGGGAAACCTCCTACAAGATGCTTTGGCCGGAACGACCGTTGGTCTCACTGTCATACCCCAGGGAATCGCTTACGCCGTGGTTGCGGGTTTACCGCCACAG tatgGACTTTACAGCAGTTTTATGGGCTGTTttgtgtacattttttttggaAGTACCAAAGAGGTAACAGTTGGACCAACAGCTATCATGGGTTTAATGGCGCAGCCTTTTGTTCTGACCTATGGCGACGATTTTGCA GTGTTGCTGTGCTTTCTTACAGGCTGCTTGATAACAGCGATGGGTCTGCTTCGTCTTGGCTTTCTAGTCGATTTTATCAGCTTGCCTGTGATATGCGGCTTTACAAATGCTGCAACAATCATAATAGGATCATCACAGATCAGCAAGTTTTTCGGCATTAGCGGACGCAGCGAGTCTTTCATCGATGCCCTAAAGAAGTTTATCCAGCACTTTATGGAGATTCAGCTCTGGGATACGGTTCTTGGTGTCTGCTCAATCGTTACTCTCGTGCTGTTAAAG AATCTTCCGGGCAAGAGACATGGCAATTGGCTAAAGAAATGCATGTGGTTGATTTGCCTGGCACGCAACGCCGTCGTCGTGATAACAGGTATGGTACTTGCCTACTGTCTTTCGTTGCACGGTCAGGAACCCTTCAAGATCACCGGCAACATAACGGCAGGTCTCCCTTCCTTCCAGCCACCGCCCTTCACCACTATTCATAAAAACGAGACATACACTTTTGTAGACATGATGAACATACTCGGAAGCAGTGTCATTTCCGTACCTCTAATTGCTCTTCTTGAGAGCATTGCTGTCGCCAAGGCTTTTG CAAAGGGTAAAAAATTAGACTCGAACCAGGAGATGATAGCCGTAGGTCTATGCAATGTTTTTGGTAGCTTTGCACGCTCGATGCCGACTACCGGAAGTTTCTCGCGCACGGCCGTGAACAACGCGTCAGACGTGAAAACACCAATGGGTGGCCTCGTCACTGGTGCCCTCGTACTTCTCGCCTGCGGTCTCCTCACCTCAACCTTTAAATTCATTCCAAAGGCTACACTTGCTTCCGTCATTATCGTGGCCATGTACTACATGCTTGAGATAAGAGTGTTGCAAGTGCTCTGGAAAACTAAAA AACTTGATCTAATACCACTAGTAGTCACCTGGCTGGTTTGTTTATCGGCTGGTTTGGATATTGGCATGATCGTTGGTATCGCAACAAATCTAGGATTGCTTTTATACGGGACCGCGCGACCGGGTCTGCTCATCGAGGAACGCACTGTCAATGATATTCCTGTTCTTTTCGTTTCGCCACTACAGTCTCTAAAGTTCCCTGCGGCCGAATATCTTCGGGAACAAATCATGACCTg GTGCGACATATCAAAGAATACAAACATTATTGTGCTCGATGGTCGTAATATAATTGGTATTGACGCCACAGTAGCAAAGAACCTGTCCCTCCTTAACTTAGATCTAGAATCAAAAAAACAGAGGCTCATCTTTTGGAACTGGTGTGAGAATGCGCGTAAGACTCTTGTCGCTTTCGATAGCTCTACTGATTCACATTTCCGGACTTTTGGAGATCTTGTAGAACTCG AAATTTTAACGTCTGCAGAGATAATAAGGAAAGAGTCAtcaaatttatag
- the LOC100117667 gene encoding uncharacterized protein LOC100117667 isoform X3, whose translation MLWPERPLVSLSYPRESLTPWLRVYRHSSFMGCFVYIFFGSTKEVTVGPTAIMGLMAQPFVLTYGDDFAVLLCFLTGCLITAMGLLRLGFLVDFISLPVICGFTNAATIIIGSSQISKFFGISGRSESFIDALKKFIQHFMEIQLWDTVLGVCSIVTLVLLKNLPGKRHGNWLKKCMWLICLARNAVVVITGMVLAYCLSLHGQEPFKITGNITAGLPSFQPPPFTTIHKNETYTFVDMMNILGSSVISVPLIALLESIAVAKAFAKGKKLDSNQEMIAVGLCNVFGSFARSMPTTGSFSRTAVNNASDVKTPMGGLVTGALVLLACGLLTSTFKFIPKATLASVIIVAMYYMLEIRVLQVLWKTKKLDLIPLVVTWLVCLSAGLDIGMIVGIATNLGLLLYGTARPGLLIEERTVNDIPVLFVSPLQSLKFPAAEYLREQIMTWCDISKNTNIIVLDGRNIIGIDATVAKNLSLLNLDLESKKQRLIFWNWCENARKTLVAFDSSTDSHFRTFGDLVELEEILTSAEIIRKESSNL comes from the exons ATGCTTTGGCCGGAACGACCGTTGGTCTCACTGTCATACCCCAGGGAATCGCTTACGCCGTGGTTGCGGGTTTACCGCCACAG CAGTTTTATGGGCTGTTttgtgtacattttttttggaAGTACCAAAGAGGTAACAGTTGGACCAACAGCTATCATGGGTTTAATGGCGCAGCCTTTTGTTCTGACCTATGGCGACGATTTTGCA GTGTTGCTGTGCTTTCTTACAGGCTGCTTGATAACAGCGATGGGTCTGCTTCGTCTTGGCTTTCTAGTCGATTTTATCAGCTTGCCTGTGATATGCGGCTTTACAAATGCTGCAACAATCATAATAGGATCATCACAGATCAGCAAGTTTTTCGGCATTAGCGGACGCAGCGAGTCTTTCATCGATGCCCTAAAGAAGTTTATCCAGCACTTTATGGAGATTCAGCTCTGGGATACGGTTCTTGGTGTCTGCTCAATCGTTACTCTCGTGCTGTTAAAG AATCTTCCGGGCAAGAGACATGGCAATTGGCTAAAGAAATGCATGTGGTTGATTTGCCTGGCACGCAACGCCGTCGTCGTGATAACAGGTATGGTACTTGCCTACTGTCTTTCGTTGCACGGTCAGGAACCCTTCAAGATCACCGGCAACATAACGGCAGGTCTCCCTTCCTTCCAGCCACCGCCCTTCACCACTATTCATAAAAACGAGACATACACTTTTGTAGACATGATGAACATACTCGGAAGCAGTGTCATTTCCGTACCTCTAATTGCTCTTCTTGAGAGCATTGCTGTCGCCAAGGCTTTTG CAAAGGGTAAAAAATTAGACTCGAACCAGGAGATGATAGCCGTAGGTCTATGCAATGTTTTTGGTAGCTTTGCACGCTCGATGCCGACTACCGGAAGTTTCTCGCGCACGGCCGTGAACAACGCGTCAGACGTGAAAACACCAATGGGTGGCCTCGTCACTGGTGCCCTCGTACTTCTCGCCTGCGGTCTCCTCACCTCAACCTTTAAATTCATTCCAAAGGCTACACTTGCTTCCGTCATTATCGTGGCCATGTACTACATGCTTGAGATAAGAGTGTTGCAAGTGCTCTGGAAAACTAAAA AACTTGATCTAATACCACTAGTAGTCACCTGGCTGGTTTGTTTATCGGCTGGTTTGGATATTGGCATGATCGTTGGTATCGCAACAAATCTAGGATTGCTTTTATACGGGACCGCGCGACCGGGTCTGCTCATCGAGGAACGCACTGTCAATGATATTCCTGTTCTTTTCGTTTCGCCACTACAGTCTCTAAAGTTCCCTGCGGCCGAATATCTTCGGGAACAAATCATGACCTg GTGCGACATATCAAAGAATACAAACATTATTGTGCTCGATGGTCGTAATATAATTGGTATTGACGCCACAGTAGCAAAGAACCTGTCCCTCCTTAACTTAGATCTAGAATCAAAAAAACAGAGGCTCATCTTTTGGAACTGGTGTGAGAATGCGCGTAAGACTCTTGTCGCTTTCGATAGCTCTACTGATTCACATTTCCGGACTTTTGGAGATCTTGTAGAACTCG AAGAAATTTTAACGTCTGCAGAGATAATAAGGAAAGAGTCAtcaaatttatag
- the LOC100117667 gene encoding uncharacterized protein LOC100117667 isoform X5, giving the protein MGLLRLGFLVDFISLPVICGFTNAATIIIGSSQISKFFGISGRSESFIDALKKFIQHFMEIQLWDTVLGVCSIVTLVLLKNLPGKRHGNWLKKCMWLICLARNAVVVITGMVLAYCLSLHGQEPFKITGNITAGLPSFQPPPFTTIHKNETYTFVDMMNILGSSVISVPLIALLESIAVAKAFAKGKKLDSNQEMIAVGLCNVFGSFARSMPTTGSFSRTAVNNASDVKTPMGGLVTGALVLLACGLLTSTFKFIPKATLASVIIVAMYYMLEIRVLQVLWKTKKLDLIPLVVTWLVCLSAGLDIGMIVGIATNLGLLLYGTARPGLLIEERTVNDIPVLFVSPLQSLKFPAAEYLREQIMTWCDISKNTNIIVLDGRNIIGIDATVAKNLSLLNLDLESKKQRLIFWNWCENARKTLVAFDSSTDSHFRTFGDLVELEEILTSAEIIRKESSNL; this is encoded by the exons ATGGGTCTGCTTCGTCTTGGCTTTCTAGTCGATTTTATCAGCTTGCCTGTGATATGCGGCTTTACAAATGCTGCAACAATCATAATAGGATCATCACAGATCAGCAAGTTTTTCGGCATTAGCGGACGCAGCGAGTCTTTCATCGATGCCCTAAAGAAGTTTATCCAGCACTTTATGGAGATTCAGCTCTGGGATACGGTTCTTGGTGTCTGCTCAATCGTTACTCTCGTGCTGTTAAAG AATCTTCCGGGCAAGAGACATGGCAATTGGCTAAAGAAATGCATGTGGTTGATTTGCCTGGCACGCAACGCCGTCGTCGTGATAACAGGTATGGTACTTGCCTACTGTCTTTCGTTGCACGGTCAGGAACCCTTCAAGATCACCGGCAACATAACGGCAGGTCTCCCTTCCTTCCAGCCACCGCCCTTCACCACTATTCATAAAAACGAGACATACACTTTTGTAGACATGATGAACATACTCGGAAGCAGTGTCATTTCCGTACCTCTAATTGCTCTTCTTGAGAGCATTGCTGTCGCCAAGGCTTTTG CAAAGGGTAAAAAATTAGACTCGAACCAGGAGATGATAGCCGTAGGTCTATGCAATGTTTTTGGTAGCTTTGCACGCTCGATGCCGACTACCGGAAGTTTCTCGCGCACGGCCGTGAACAACGCGTCAGACGTGAAAACACCAATGGGTGGCCTCGTCACTGGTGCCCTCGTACTTCTCGCCTGCGGTCTCCTCACCTCAACCTTTAAATTCATTCCAAAGGCTACACTTGCTTCCGTCATTATCGTGGCCATGTACTACATGCTTGAGATAAGAGTGTTGCAAGTGCTCTGGAAAACTAAAA AACTTGATCTAATACCACTAGTAGTCACCTGGCTGGTTTGTTTATCGGCTGGTTTGGATATTGGCATGATCGTTGGTATCGCAACAAATCTAGGATTGCTTTTATACGGGACCGCGCGACCGGGTCTGCTCATCGAGGAACGCACTGTCAATGATATTCCTGTTCTTTTCGTTTCGCCACTACAGTCTCTAAAGTTCCCTGCGGCCGAATATCTTCGGGAACAAATCATGACCTg GTGCGACATATCAAAGAATACAAACATTATTGTGCTCGATGGTCGTAATATAATTGGTATTGACGCCACAGTAGCAAAGAACCTGTCCCTCCTTAACTTAGATCTAGAATCAAAAAAACAGAGGCTCATCTTTTGGAACTGGTGTGAGAATGCGCGTAAGACTCTTGTCGCTTTCGATAGCTCTACTGATTCACATTTCCGGACTTTTGGAGATCTTGTAGAACTCG AAGAAATTTTAACGTCTGCAGAGATAATAAGGAAAGAGTCAtcaaatttatag